In Zhaonella formicivorans, one DNA window encodes the following:
- a CDS encoding nucleotidyltransferase family protein: MSFGLTKEDMVFIVSAIGQFNEIKKAVIFGSRAKGNYKPGSDVDIAIFGDGITFDTLSRLHAILEEESPMPYFFDIVDYSHLTHTELKEHIERVGKIIFER; the protein is encoded by the coding sequence ATGAGTTTTGGACTAACAAAAGAGGATATGGTTTTTATTGTTTCTGCCATTGGACAGTTTAACGAAATAAAAAAAGCGGTGATCTTTGGTTCTAGAGCTAAAGGGAATTACAAGCCTGGCTCCGATGTTGATATAGCAATTTTTGGTGATGGCATTACCTTTGATACGTTATCAAGGCTACATGCAATACTTGAGGAGGAAAGCCCTATGCCATATTTTTTCGACATTGTGGATTACTCCCATTTAACCCATACAGAGCTAAAAGAGCATATAGAACGGGTAGGCAAAATTATTTTTGAAAGATAA
- a CDS encoding nucleotidyltransferase substrate binding protein, which produces MSVDIRWKQRFSSYKKAITQLTEFIEKPELNKFELQGLIKCFEYTFELAWKTLKDYLNEQGFDVKSPRSAIQTAFQIQLIKDGHVWIDALQKRNLMAHTYNENLAKEAEKLIRKKYYPMLKELSATLEGLK; this is translated from the coding sequence ATGAGTGTTGATATACGTTGGAAACAAAGGTTTTCCAGTTACAAAAAAGCTATTACGCAGTTAACCGAATTTATCGAAAAACCTGAGTTGAACAAATTTGAACTTCAGGGATTAATCAAGTGCTTTGAGTATACTTTTGAGCTCGCCTGGAAAACGCTGAAAGATTATCTTAACGAACAGGGCTTTGATGTGAAAAGTCCACGATCTGCCATACAAACTGCTTTTCAGATCCAATTAATTAAAGACGGGCATGTATGGATTGATGCACTGCAAAAAAGAAATCTAATGGCCCATACCTATAATGAAAATTTGGCGAAAGAGGCTGAAAAACTTATTCGCAAAAAATACTATCCGATGCTGAAAGAACTGAGTGCCACTTTGGAGGGTCTAAAATGA
- a CDS encoding ABC transporter permease gives MVNLLSRTIMMGTPLLFGATAEVIAERTGMMVTAIEGIFLLGAWAGFVGTYLSGSLITGFLAAILAGLVVAALYGWICVYLKQHQVVTGVAINILAVGLCAFLYRVIFGVPITPLTVSPLATIPIPVLSEIPFIGPIFFNQNVLTYIIYFLAPLSYFMLYKTSIGLTIRSAGENPEAVDVAGINVLTIRFLTVLLAGIMGGIAGAFYSIGFLGMFTTNIIGGRGWIAFAICFLGNWNPKGAVIGTLAFGFAEAIAIYMQSIGSNSFFPNELFIAIPYIMTIVLTVSRKSFNVPAKLGVPYIKENY, from the coding sequence ATGGTCAACTTGTTAAGCAGAACAATCATGATGGGAACGCCATTGCTTTTTGGCGCTACAGCAGAAGTAATTGCTGAAAGAACCGGTATGATGGTAACCGCAATTGAAGGTATCTTTTTACTTGGGGCCTGGGCCGGCTTTGTTGGAACGTATTTAAGCGGCAGCTTGATAACGGGGTTTTTGGCTGCCATTCTTGCAGGATTAGTGGTTGCCGCTTTGTACGGATGGATTTGCGTCTATTTAAAGCAACACCAGGTGGTTACAGGGGTGGCCATTAATATTTTGGCAGTAGGCCTTTGCGCCTTTTTGTACCGTGTTATTTTTGGAGTTCCAATAACTCCGCTGACTGTCAGCCCGTTAGCAACTATTCCCATCCCGGTGCTTTCAGAAATTCCGTTCATCGGGCCAATATTCTTCAATCAAAATGTTTTGACATACATTATTTATTTTCTGGCGCCGTTATCATATTTTATGCTGTATAAAACTTCTATCGGTTTAACTATCCGGTCGGCAGGTGAGAATCCTGAAGCGGTGGATGTGGCGGGAATCAATGTTCTTACTATCCGTTTTCTTACGGTGCTTTTAGCAGGAATTATGGGCGGAATAGCAGGCGCTTTTTATTCCATTGGTTTCCTGGGCATGTTTACCACTAATATTATCGGTGGCCGCGGCTGGATTGCTTTTGCTATTTGCTTTTTGGGAAATTGGAATCCAAAAGGTGCGGTTATTGGCACATTAGCTTTCGGATTTGCGGAAGCAATAGCTATCTATATGCAGTCCATAGGAAGCAATTCCTTTTTCCCCAATGAATTATTTATTGCCATACCTTATATCATGACCATTGTGTTGACAGTTTCCAGAAAATCATTTAATGTACCTGCCAAACTGGGGGTTCCTTACATAAAAGAAAATTATTAA
- a CDS encoding ABC transporter permease, translating to MHAKLRDLLITNMLAIVLGIVASGLMLLFLDKNPISAYTVLITSVVRDGYTFADIFVKATPLMFTALAFAFTYKANLYNIGAQGQFYIGAVIAAAASLFLQNILPGWLALIITLFLVIAGSGLWGAFVGFVKARYNSNEFLVSMMSTYVALAIMNYLLRTFLMETKAEYPQTDALLASVWLPRMIPGTRLHIGFLLAVLTCIGVWILLYKTPLGYRIRAVGYNARAAQMAGINAKKLYILAFFISGALAGVAGFTEVNGVQHMLVQGFNPDIGAAGIGIAILANGNPIGIIFAAILFGALKVGGTIMGQMSGIPSSIIELMQGFVMVFVILAYFVRNWLENNREKRKLQKAVV from the coding sequence ATGCATGCTAAGCTAAGAGATTTACTTATCACCAATATGCTGGCTATTGTTTTGGGGATTGTGGCCAGCGGGTTAATGCTTCTTTTTCTTGATAAAAATCCCATCAGCGCATATACCGTATTAATTACATCAGTAGTGCGTGACGGTTATACCTTTGCTGACATATTTGTAAAAGCTACACCGCTTATGTTTACTGCTTTGGCATTTGCTTTTACTTATAAAGCCAATTTATATAATATCGGTGCCCAAGGGCAGTTTTATATTGGCGCTGTGATTGCAGCAGCAGCCTCCCTGTTTTTGCAGAACATCCTGCCTGGCTGGCTGGCACTAATTATTACTTTGTTCCTTGTGATTGCCGGTAGTGGCCTCTGGGGCGCCTTTGTCGGTTTTGTAAAGGCCAGGTATAATTCCAATGAGTTTTTGGTCAGCATGATGTCCACCTATGTGGCTCTGGCAATCATGAATTATTTGCTGCGGACATTTTTAATGGAAACGAAAGCTGAATACCCCCAAACCGATGCCCTGCTGGCTTCTGTCTGGCTGCCACGGATGATCCCTGGTACCAGGCTGCATATTGGTTTCCTTTTGGCAGTGCTTACCTGCATCGGTGTTTGGATTTTGCTTTACAAGACCCCATTAGGATATCGCATCCGGGCTGTAGGTTATAATGCGCGGGCCGCGCAAATGGCAGGCATTAATGCCAAAAAGCTTTATATCCTGGCATTTTTTATCAGCGGTGCGCTAGCCGGCGTTGCAGGCTTCACCGAAGTAAACGGTGTGCAACATATGCTGGTGCAGGGCTTTAATCCCGACATTGGGGCCGCCGGTATCGGGATTGCAATTTTAGCCAACGGCAACCCTATTGGTATTATTTTTGCAGCCATTTTATTTGGTGCACTTAAAGTCGGCGGCACCATCATGGGGCAGATGTCAGGGATACCGTCGAGTATCATTGAATTGATGCAAGGTTTTGTGATGGTATTTGTAATTCTGGCTTATTTTGTGAGAAACTGGTTGGAAAATAACCGGGAAAAACGCAAATTGCAAAAGGCGGTGGTATAA
- a CDS encoding ABC transporter ATP-binding protein, giving the protein METAFFELKGISKYFAKVIANKDVSFSIRRGEVLALLGENGAGKSTVMKILYGLYNADEGKIYKEGKEVKIFSPKDAMKLGISMIQQHFSLVPAHTVMENIILGNVHGVIDNNLFREEIKKLAGRYGFDVNPDAYIRDLAVGVQQKVEILKALYQKANLLIMDEPTAVLTPQESENLMKFIRDFAAQGNSVIFITHKLKEVMSVADRIIVMRAGKVCGDIKRDETNEIELSKLMIGKDLHWVTKDEQQKTVSTEARLEIQNVTLKGKSGVPALNNISLKVHKGEILGIAGVSGNGQQELCEVVCGAVLPTSGRILLDGEDITAKDIRARIELGIGYVPADRVKDGMIMEMSIAENMMLKTSYDKKWQKGGFIDQKRLNQYTLGEIREYSIKAPSPETIVRGLSGGNQQKVILAREVDNGKKVIIFDQPTRGLDLGAVNHIHQVILHERAKGKSILLVSTELSEIFALSDRIAVLYKGEIQGVFYRDELTTEKIGLLMAGFRAGEVSKDAC; this is encoded by the coding sequence ATGGAAACAGCTTTTTTTGAACTTAAAGGCATCAGCAAATATTTTGCTAAAGTAATTGCGAATAAAGATGTTTCCTTTTCCATTCGTCGGGGCGAAGTACTGGCTTTGTTAGGAGAAAATGGAGCAGGTAAAAGCACGGTAATGAAAATCCTTTACGGACTGTATAATGCCGACGAAGGGAAAATTTATAAGGAGGGCAAGGAAGTAAAAATATTTTCCCCCAAGGATGCCATGAAACTTGGAATTTCCATGATCCAACAGCATTTCTCCCTGGTGCCGGCGCACACTGTAATGGAAAATATAATTTTAGGCAATGTCCATGGAGTAATCGATAACAACTTGTTTCGGGAAGAAATCAAAAAGCTGGCCGGGCGTTATGGCTTTGATGTTAATCCTGATGCCTATATCCGGGACCTGGCAGTAGGTGTTCAACAAAAAGTTGAAATTTTAAAGGCATTGTATCAAAAAGCAAACCTTTTAATTATGGATGAACCAACTGCAGTCCTCACTCCTCAAGAGTCGGAAAATCTTATGAAATTCATAAGAGACTTCGCGGCGCAAGGCAATTCCGTAATCTTTATTACTCACAAATTAAAAGAGGTAATGAGTGTGGCTGACCGGATTATTGTCATGAGGGCTGGAAAGGTCTGCGGTGACATCAAACGGGATGAGACAAATGAAATAGAATTATCCAAATTGATGATAGGCAAGGATTTACATTGGGTAACCAAAGACGAGCAGCAGAAGACTGTAAGTACGGAAGCGCGGTTAGAAATACAAAATGTTACCCTGAAAGGAAAAAGCGGGGTTCCGGCCTTGAATAATATTTCTTTAAAGGTGCACAAAGGGGAGATTCTTGGGATTGCAGGCGTCAGCGGCAATGGTCAGCAGGAACTCTGCGAAGTAGTGTGCGGTGCTGTTTTGCCTACAAGCGGCAGAATTTTGCTGGATGGAGAGGATATTACTGCAAAAGATATTAGGGCAAGGATAGAACTGGGCATTGGCTATGTTCCTGCCGACAGGGTCAAAGACGGCATGATTATGGAGATGTCCATTGCCGAGAATATGATGCTAAAAACCAGTTACGATAAGAAATGGCAAAAGGGCGGATTTATTGACCAAAAAAGGCTTAATCAATACACTCTGGGAGAAATCCGGGAGTATTCAATTAAGGCCCCGTCTCCGGAGACCATTGTCCGCGGTTTATCGGGTGGAAACCAACAAAAAGTGATTTTGGCCCGGGAAGTGGATAATGGAAAGAAAGTTATAATCTTTGACCAACCAACCAGAGGGCTAGACCTGGGGGCCGTAAACCATATCCACCAAGTGATTCTTCATGAACGGGCCAAAGGAAAAAGTATTTTGCTGGTATCTACTGAGCTTTCGGAGATTTTTGCCCTCTCCGACAGAATAGCTGTCTTGTACAAGGGCGAAATACAAGGGGTATTTTACCGCGACGAGCTTACCACTGAAAAAATCGGACTTTTGATGGCCGGGTTTCGAGCAGGAGAGGTGAGCAAAGATGCATGCTAA